The Magnolia sinica isolate HGM2019 chromosome 9, MsV1, whole genome shotgun sequence genome contains a region encoding:
- the LOC131254704 gene encoding uncharacterized protein LOC131254704, translated as MEEEGDRHSSLKQKIRSSICFSCCFRSGSGKEESQEQDERPRLIRASSSWLRSRVQDLPELKEKYRNAISRMGRSRRQSGDFRYDPLSYALNFDEGSEEFDADEFRFRNFSSRLPSSPPHPIVSQEISVIS; from the coding sequence atggaagaagaaggagatcgaCATTCCTCTCTCAAGCAAAAGATCCGGTCTTCGATCTGTTTCTCGTGCTGCTTCCGCAGCGGCAGTGGCAAGGAGGAATCGCAGGAGCAGGACGAACGGCCGAGATTGATCCGGGCGTCATCGTCGTGGCTGCGATCGAGGGTGCAGGATCTGCCGGAACTGAAGGAGAAGTACAGGAACGCGATTTCTCGGATGGGGAGAAGCCGGAGGCAGTCGGGTGATTTCCGTTACGACCCGCTGAGTTACGCTCTGAATTTCGACGAGGGATCGGAGGAGTTCGATGCTGATGAGTTCAGGTTCCGCAATTTCTCCTCTCGGTTGCCGTCTTCGCCTCCGCACCCTATCGTTTCTCAGGAGATTTCTGTCATTAGTTAG